One Thermoanaerobaculum aquaticum genomic window, GGGTGCGCTTGGCGGTGGTGCGATGGGGGGACGGGATGATGGCTTACCCGTGCTGGGAGGTGCAGGTGGGGGCCTTCGCCCGTCCGGAAAACGTGGAACGGGCCGTTGCCACCTTGCGGAAAAGTGGCTGGACCACGCGAACCGCGCCCGCTGGAGGTGGGCTTACCAGGGTGAGGGTCACCGGCCTTTCCGGGCGTGCCCGCGCTCTGGAAGTGGCCCGGGG contains:
- a CDS encoding SPOR domain-containing protein, with the translated sequence VRLAVVRWGDGMMAYPCWEVQVGAFARPENVERAVATLRKSGWTTRTAPAGGGLTRVRVTGLSGRARALEVARGLSADFPGAMAVPCPPAVDEGRP